In Cololabis saira isolate AMF1-May2022 chromosome 10, fColSai1.1, whole genome shotgun sequence, a single window of DNA contains:
- the cacybp gene encoding calcyclin-binding protein codes for MDRAEQITQLEADLEELGSLLKQAERKRVQEVLKQEQKKVEKELATKRQQQEQQARREADPAAASKAAYTVKITSYAWDQSEKFVKIYIALKNVHKIPSENVEVSFTERSFSVLVKDLEGKNHQMTILNLLQPIDEKDSNTKIKTDMVLVMCKKQTAKKWEFLTSVEKQSKEKDKPPAGENADPSDGLMTMLKKIYEDGDDDMKRTINKAWSESQEKKIRGEDMMNL; via the exons ATGGATCGAGCAGAACAG ATCACTCAGCTGGAAGCTGACTTGGAGGAGCTGGGCTCCCTCTTGAAACAGGCCGAAAGGAAAAGAGTCCAGGAAGTCTTAAAACAGGAGCAGAAAAAGGTGGAGAAAGAGCTTGCAACCAAACGGcaacagcaggagcagcaggccAGGAGAGAGGCAGACCCGGCCGCAGCATCTAAAGCCGCATACACAGTGAAGATCACCAGCTACG CGTGGGACCAGTCTGAGAAATTTGTCAAAATTTACATCGCTTTGAAAAACGTGCACAAAATTCCATCAGAAAATGTGGAGGTCAGCTTTACAGAGAG GTCATTTTCTGTCCTGGTTAAGGATCTAGAGGGCAAGAATCATCAGATGACGATTCTCAATCTGTTACAACCAATTGATGAAAAGGACAGCAACACAAAG ATCAAAACAGACATGGTCTTGGTCATGTGCAAGAAGCAGACAGCAAAGAAGTGGGAGTTCCTAACATCAGTggaaaaacaatctaaagagAAAga TAAACCCCCTGCTGGTGAGAATGCAGACCCCAGCGACGGCCTGATGACCATGCTGAAGAAGATTTACGAAGACGGGGATGATGACATGAAAAGAACCATCAACAAAGCCTGGTCAGAGTCCCAGGAGAAGAAGATAAGAGGGGAAGACATGATGAACTTGTAG